The sequence TCGCGGACGAACGACACGACCTGGCCCATGATCATCGTGACCGTGCTGATCGCCCCGGCCACCGTCGCCGCCCCCGACAGCGCCTCCGAATGTTCCGCGGCGAACTTGCGGTAGGCGTCCGCGCCCGCGCCGGTCCAGCCGGTGGTGCCGTTCTTGACCGCGTTGTCGAAATCGGTTTTGCGTTCGCCCAATGCTTTGGAGACGTTGCCCCAGGTGTCGGCGTAGGACTGGATGACCGGCGGGTTGCCGGCGACGGAGTCGAGCATGTCCTTCAACGGCTGCACGTGTTCCATCAGGAACGACGCGACCGAGGACATCAGGTACCCGAACGGGTCGATCGCGGCGCCGGCGATTTCTCCGGCGAGGGAGAGCATGCCGAGGCCGCCGGAGACCCAGTCGCCGTCTTTGATGCCGTTGAAGGCGTCCATGGAGGATTCGGCGATGCCGATGCCGCCGGCCCAGCCGTAGTCGCCGTTGCCGGCGGTGAACGCGCCCGGGCCGTCCGGGTCCTGCTTCGAGTCCGCGACGAGCGGATTCCCCTCCGGCATCACGCGCCGCCGGCGGACTTGTTCAGGTCGTCGGCGACGCCGGTTTCGTACTTGTGGTACGCCGCCGCGGCTTCGCGGACCTTGCCGGACACCGCCGTCATTGCTTCGACCGCGTCCTTCAGCGCGTCGATGCCGTACTGCTCGACCGGGTCCAGCATCATCCGGAACGGCTGGCAGAGGATGCCGTACGCGTCCGTCGGCATGCTGACCTGGTTCGCCGCGTCGACGGCCTGCTGCAACCCGTCACCGATGGCGTCGAGCTGGTGGGCGTGCGCCGTCAGGTCGGTGCTGAGTTCCACATCCGTCATCGGTTCCCCCTCAGGAAAGGATCGGTCCGCCGAAATCGTCGTCATCGTCGTCCACCGGACGGCGGCGCCGCGGTGGTTGCGGCGGCGCGGGCGGCGGCGGCGGGGTGCGCGGCGGCGCCGGTGGCTGCTCCTCGTTGTCCTCCGGCAGGAACCGGCGGACGCGGTCGGGCTCCGGGAACGCGGGTTCCGGCTCCGGCGGCGGCTCCGGGAAGGTGCTCTGCGCCTCGCGCACGATTTCCGCGGCGGCCTGGTCGCCGGTGCCCGTGGTCTCCGCCATGGCCTGCTGCAGCAGCTCCGGGATCCGCGCCTGCGCGCGCTGCACCAGCTGCATCACCTGCGCCGACACCTCGGCCATCCGCTTGCCCGCCGCGGCTTCGGCGATGACGAGGTTCTTCAGCAGCCCGCGCGAATCGACGGTCACCTGGACGGTCCCGTCCTTC is a genomic window of Amycolatopsis lexingtonensis containing:
- a CDS encoding type VII secretion target, with protein sequence MTDVELSTDLTAHAHQLDAIGDGLQQAVDAANQVSMPTDAYGILCQPFRMMLDPVEQYGIDALKDAVEAMTAVSGKVREAAAAYHKYETGVADDLNKSAGGA
- a CDS encoding YbaB/EbfC family nucleoid-associated protein, whose translation is MPDSIDASDAMIDNWTKRLEENAVRYQALADRVQGQSVTERSKDGTVQVTVDSRGLLKNLVIAEAAAGKRMAEVSAQVMQLVQRAQARIPELLQQAMAETTGTGDQAAAEIVREAQSTFPEPPPEPEPAFPEPDRVRRFLPEDNEEQPPAPPRTPPPPPAPPQPPRRRRPVDDDDDDFGGPILS